The Sminthopsis crassicaudata isolate SCR6 chromosome 5, ASM4859323v1, whole genome shotgun sequence genome contains the following window.
ttttatgtaccaggcattatactaatgaattattgagaatacaaagaaaggcaacaaacagtccctactttcaaagagctcacagtctaatgagatGTTTTCCACTGAAGTGTGCAGAGCTATATTCTTTTGTTTGTAAATCTATTATTCAACTTAAGCCATCAACCATCAACATGTTTATTAACTTGAATATGGAATtggaataaaataatatgttagaTGACAATATTAGAATGGAAGATTTTGATAGGCTGTAATGATTGGTTATATTTAATGATCTTGGATAAGGGAAAACCTAAAATTCCACAATTAAGTTTAAAACTATCAAATATACAAATACTGAATGTAGAAGACTTATTTAGGCagcattttatctttaaaaaacctGGAGGCTTTGGGGGACTATAGCTCAATATTGTACCATGTTACAATAtacccaaaaaaaacaaacaaaaatattcttaggcttcattattaaaaaaaaaaatgtttaatgtgtGAGAGAAGTGATAGAGTCATTGAGTTCTGTTCTGGTCATATCATAGCCTGAGTATTATATTAAAGTCTAGATGACATATATTGAATCTCCTACAAATTTGAGAGGGTTGGATATcaattcctttttgttgttgttattatttatttttaaatagtattttattttttctagttacatgtaaagataatttttaacattcatttttaaagaatttgagttacaaattttctatctcctttttctctcctcctccttccctaaaatgataagcaatttgatatgttatatatgtgcagtcatgtaaaacattttcaaatttgatattgtgaaagaagaaacaggaaaaaaaaagggaaaacacaaGGAACAAATATAGTGTTATCActatagtatgctttgatctatattcagactacatcagttctttctctggatgtgaatagcattttccatctggaatcctttgaaattgtcttggatctttgtattgctgagaagagctaaatcattcatagttgatcattgcacaatgttgctttTTCGTGAACAATgccttcctggttctgcttagttcactttgtatcagtttaaaTAAGTGTTGACAGGTTTTCctaaaatctgcctgctcatcatttcttatagcacaatagcattctgttacattcatatactacaacttgttcagctatttcatcattgataggcatccccttagtttccaattctttgccaccacacaaagagctgcaacaaatatttttgcatatgcaggtcttttcccttttttttttttttttaaaggaagagatcAATTCTTAAGAGTATAagagaaggaagatgctatctaccaTAACATATTATTAGGAAAGATCTAATTACTActttaaatgtttgtggattattgttaaaatatataacttttttttgaataCTGAGAAAGTAGGTATATGGGTATGTTCCTTTATCCCCAAATGATTGGGAAAAATTCATGGATTTTGTTACTACCAAAGAATGACAAAGGAACATACCCATATGCCTACTTTCTCAGTattcaaaaaaagttatatattttaacaataatCCACAAACATTAAGAGAATTTTAAGGTTTGAGAAAGTACTAGTTAGATCTTTCctaataatatattatagtaGATAGTATCTTTATGTAATTGACAGAAAGGTATGGAAAATACAAGATTCCAGTAGGCCTATtatttgactgaaaaaaaatgtatttaatttggTAGACTAAAATTCTACTTTCAAGAATATCCTTCCAGAGAGCTGTCTTGTATGCATTTGTCAAAATCTTATAAGATTCGTTAAGAGATTAAAAATAGCTAGATAACTTTGTTTAATGATCCTttgattatcattatcatttgaGGCATAATACAAAATGTACCCTGAAGGATGAGTAGCATAGAGTATACATAGAAGAATGACTCCTTAACCATGTGTTTTGTGTTTGTTGACTACATCAAGCCCAGAATGAATATCCTCCTAAATGAGATCTGTAATAACTAAAAACTTTccccttaaaaacaaacaaacaagcaaaatacACGAACAACAAAGTAGAGGAAGAATGCTTATTGTTCATATTATAACATGCAATTAAGGTCCCATGAAGCTGGAGATTGGCTAAGAAAAAAGCTGGTTAGTTTgcctttagaaaaataaaaataccaaactTTTCCTCGAAACATTGTATAGTATTTAAAGACCCCCACTATTTAACTGCAATTTCCAATTGAGACTAATAATATATTCCTCCACATAACTCTACTCCCTAGCTAGTTTGTTATACTGTTtctaacaattctttttttatctccatgcatgaatgaatgaaaaaccttttattaagaacttactatgtacAGATATTTTGCTTAGGACAGGAGATAATAATACAATCAACCAAGATGAACCCTGCTATCAAAGATCTTTTATCCTGATAGGTGAAGAAAAGACATATAGGGGAATTCAGTGGCTAGGGAGGAATCAGAGGAAATGATGATTGTATTAAGGAAATTAACTAATATATCCCAACCGTGAATAGTAGGGTTAATTGATTACTCTTTTCAGATCTGTTATTCACGAAGAGAGGGAGAAGCAATTGAATGTAAGACATTGGGACTGATCAAGGTAATATAAAGTGCTTGACAATCACAGCCCATGCTCACAAGTAGTGCCTCCTTCAGTATCTGATGGGGGGGAGGGTTAAGAAGTCTattattttaacatcaatattcttctGCAAATGCTCTATTTTGGGATATCATGGAATACTAGCTTTTGAAAATTAAGGTTGTAAGCAATGTAGAGGCACACAGGGCATGTGAGAAGTTTGTACACCCTtatgagaaactagaattgtACAAAAGACGTTTCAGACATAAAGAATGTCATCAGAGAATTATACAATTAGGAAAAGAGGTGGGGCTGATCATGCAGCTAAAGCAAGAGTTAATTAATAAATAGCCACATATGGCAGTGGTAGTCATGCAAAATCAATAGAGTTATAAGAAGATCCGTTCAGTGGGCTCCCCTATAGAGTTTATAAGATGAGAGGGACAAAAGTTTCCCAGAATTAGAAAGCACAAATGAACTACTGTCTAAACTGCTGATAGAAGTACCCAACAGATAATATTACAGGTCTAGTGAAGTATCAAAGAGCCCACGTTAGAAAAGACATTGACACATGGGACTATATTTATGAGGGTGACTAGGATAAAGGGGACTTAAAGTCATGTTACATGAGGTTCTGTTGAAGGACCTATATAAATGTGGCCTAGAAAAGATTTAGTGAAGATAAAAGAGCTATATTCAACTATTCAGAGGTCCAAGGATAAAACTAGGACTCATGGATTCAAAGAGGCAGATATTTCAGATCAATTTAAGTTCAAAATAGTACCCAACATTTAGACCTATCCAAAACTAACACAGGCTCCTTCTGGAAGTAGTGATTTATCCCTGGAGATAATCACATGGAATCCTGGTCTGAGAATTTTAAAAGAGGTTTCGTGTcttaggaaggaagaaatattttaaatttatttcaactCTTGTTATGTGTCAAGCTTTGTGTTAAGATTTGGGGatgcaaatacaagcaaaaagatgGACCAGCAAGACAACTAAGGCAAAAGTTGGATTAGGTGATTGATGCATTTCATATGTAAATCATAAGTACAGCCCTCAATagggaaaaattaaacaaaataaataaaaacacaactaaaacataacattttaaaagttactgttaatataacattttaaaatcaagtcAATATATGGTCCATAGAGATCCTCGCCCACCATTAATGGCCTCTATTTCTAATTATGTTTGTCACCACTGTTTGAGGCACTACTGTAAAAACTCTAATTTGCAGGAAAACTACTGACATTTATAGATAAGGCTGGCTTCTTCATCCAGAAAGTCTCTGTTTCAATGAAATTATATGTCTATTCCTCATTCTTACCTCACCAAAAGTCATGAAAATGGCAAGCTTTTTGGACTTTTACCTAATAAATGCTAACTAGTCTCTCTTTTGtggcaaaattatttatatagattttatttggttaggaaaaaaaaaaaaaaaaggtgaggtaAACTTTACCAGTTTGTTCTTGGTAccagtcatttcttttttaaataaagggaaaaaaggtcTTTTATAATTACAATCCCAGACTATgaaattgggggtggggggagggcagGGTATTAGCTATTAACTGCCAACAAATAGCTAAGAACATAGAATCCAAATTATATCTTCTTGATATAACATCATCTTCTCATTTAAAGAGCTGATGTAGAATGAGTTTTCAAATTTTGTATATAACCATTTGGGATCTTTTTTTATATCCTATATCCATTAATCATGAGATTATAATTCTTCTTGAGTTTTATCCTATAATAAAATGTTGTTAAAAACatataatatcatatttttatttatgagtaACATCTGTTTTCTCAATCCTTTAGAAAATCTAGGAAGGTTTTTCAAAATTGATGTCATTcgattttaaaaaatgcagaaaTGAGGCATATCagattttgttcaattttaaaataatgtaaaagtaTTATAGACCATTTTTGAAATGATTTAGTTTTTCATTCTCTCAGTTGGGGGGGCACAGGAGGGAAAGATggcatgttttcattttttaaagtgaatttgaaataaatatatgaatgaatgataagtagatggatggatgaaagtATTATAGCATTGTAGGATCTCAGATTTGGGAGGTACTTTCTAAATCACTTAGCCTAATCCTTACCTTTAATGGTTATTAGATCCCTACTTGAACATCTCTAGGGGCAAGAAACTCATTACCTTCCAAGGTGGCTCACTCACTTAGTGAGTGGGTCTTACTGTTGGGAAGGTCTTTGAAGTGAACTAAAAGATGCTTTCTCTCTGGAGCTAAACAGaaaaatctaatccctcttcaaCATGACAGCCCGTAAAATACGTGCAGACAGCTAAatcttcttttatcttcatttGGTTTGGTGAGCCTTCACCATTATGGTCACTGTCCCTTGGACATGCAGTTATCTGTCACCTCTCTTCCTAATTCTCTCCCAGCTTTTTTGGCCGACATTGTGCTGTTGACTCATATTAAATCTGCACTCACTAAAATCAAGGTCTCATTCACAGGAAATGTTATCTATGCAGCTATCTACTACCCTGCACTTTTAGATGAGATTACAACTGAAATTTGATAACTTCCATTCTAACTGTTGGAATTATTATTAATGACAAAACCACATTaatttgagtttgtcaaacattgTTCTGAGGAAATTAGTCTACTtcgatttttttaaaaataaattgcattaCTTGGTTATTACTAAAGCAATTTGgatttttaattagttatatTTATGATTGAATTCgtttttaaaatggagatttgAATATCTGGCTTGACATATTCTAAAAATCAGACAtaaatttgcttttcaaaattgtagcacatatttcttttcttttgtcttttctgcAGTCATTTAAGCACAAAATTATTGATGACTAGGAATTTcaaatttgtgggtttttttcagtCTGGTCCCTAATATTAGcctgatatttataaagtgaaaattaaaaaaaaaaaaaaaaaggaatagggaTATTGGAGTTAATCTGTAAAAACCAGTTTGCTCTTGGCATTGGAAAGGAAACCTGGAAGTTCAAGTAAaagcctagctgtgtgacccacgTGACCAGGGAGCAGTTGTTTTGAGCCTTGGAATTCAGTcgtcagtaaaatgggaataatcatcaTAGCAGTAGCTTAATGAGTTGTAGGGTCAGGATCAATTAgttaatgtatgtaaagcacttgACAAATTTCAAAGTTTTCTCTAGAAATAACAGTTTTTATTACTGGAAAAGTAACCAGTCTATTTTGATCTTTTCCCTAGTCTTTGTAGAAAATAGACCACTCTTTGTGCTGTAAAAACCCACACATTCTTCaaatctttccttaaaaaaaaaaaaaatctctagcaaaaattgtacaaaaaaaagaaatcatccaaGTGTTGCCATTTGTCAAGTTTTGTTGTCTACAGAGTGATCTAGAAAGCACTCCAATTCACCTAgggctggggagagggagggagaatgcTTTGGAGTGTTCCAAGCTAGGAAACCTAGCTCTTCCGTTCATCcttcatttaaatgaaaataactgTTATATAGTTACTGAGCTAACCAAAGTGcctataacctaaaaaaaaaaaaaaaaaaaaaaaaaatttaaggtatttgaaaagacaaataaaattccCTCTTACTGATAAAATCAAGggtgctttaaaaattgtttaaaatttggaaattaaaaaaaaataactaaaatgtattttaaaagctcACCTAAACGACGCCAAATTAGCCTTACCAGCTGTTTGGATTCCTGAACCCTCTCCCTACAGGGATCTGAGGACGTTCTAATAAACCAGAATTCCACTTCATACCAAGTGGCGGGACCGACTTCGATCCTATTTAAAACACAAACCTGTTTACTGAGACTTTTTAATTCTATGGAGAATCGGGAGAGGACGCAGAGGTTTCATTCAACATCCCCGATTCAAGTCCAATTACAGATTTTAAATCAAAGTCGCTCCTCCAAGGTGGACGCAGCTTTTCTCACAGACCCCCCCTCCCGAGTCCTTAGATTTCGCTATCAGTTTCAGCGGGGGGGAAAGGGGGGTGCGGGAGAAGGGGTTAGGCTGGCACGAGCGCCTGCAGGAAGGGGAGCACAGCCGACGGGCTGCGGGACAAAGCTCGGCAGCGAAAGTACACGCTGCTCTGGGGAGCTGCACGTCTCTCCGGTCGGTGCGCCCTTGGGCACGACCAGAGCTCGGCGCCGGAGAGCGCGCGCCCCTCCGAGTGCTAAGCCTGCAAATGTGGTTCCCCCACAGAAGCCCTAGGGGAGCCAGAGAGCcgaagagagaaaaggatccgGGAACACGGAGCAAAGCAACAAGGGGCATTTACGGGAAAAGAGCGAGAGCGCAGCTCCTTGCGCTTCTTAGTTTTCAACCCCTCCGCCGCTAAAGGCGCCAGAGTGGCCAGCGGCAGACGTGCGCCTAGGCGCGAGGCGACAATCGCCCGGCCTCCGACGAGGACGACTTTGGAGGTAGCTcctgcttttgctttgtttgtaaCTACGGAGAAAGCAAAAACCTAGGGTAAGATACGGGAATgggagatttttttggggggggaggggaggaagaaagaggggatgAATCCTGGAGCCCCGGGCCCCTTCAACTCTTAGGTAGCCACCGAGGTCTTTCAGCCACGCTCGCAGCGGCAGCGGGCAGGACTAAAACCCCGGCACCACAGAGCAACGACACCGCACCAACTCCTCGGGCAGCCCGGGAGCTCGCGCCCTATATACCCTGCTAAAAATAGCCTGCACGGCCGCCCACCAATCAGATTTGGGGAAATTTCGAATTGCTCCAATGGTAGAGGCCGTAACGGAGACGTTCGGTCACGCCAGCAGTGGCAGTCATGAGCCGCGGGCGGCGACTGGTGGAAGCTGACATCATAGGCGCACGGTTTCCAGGATGGATAGCTAGCGATTGGGCCACTTGCAGAGCCGGCGCAAGAGCTGATCacgtgggggggaggggagaagtggGGGGAGCCAaggcagaaggaggaggaggaggaggaggcggtggaggaggagggaggggggggaagaggcTGGCAGAAGAGCTTTGAATAGGGAAGTTTTGCAGGGGTTACGTTTGCAGTCAGTTCAGTGTTTGCAAATATTGTGTAGGCTCCTGAGCAAGTCTCTGTGATCCAGGAGAATCAGAATTTGAGGCTTCTAATTGCTGTGCAATTGAGTTTGCATGAAACTTTCACCTCTTCTGCAGGAATTGACTCTTGTGATTTCGGGAGAGAGTTTTAAATCTCTCTGACTACAGACCACACACCTCCCTATTTTTTACAACAGAATTGACTTTATTTTCCAACCAGACATGGATGTTCTCCCAATGTGCAGCATCTTCCAGGAACTCCAGATTGTGCATGACACTGGTTACTTCTCAGCTTTACCATCCCTGGAAGAATATTGGCAACAGGTAAATAGGGATTTTCATTACAAGGcgcagagttttttttttttttttttttttaattgcccagTGTCGCCGGTGCACTGAGGGAAAAGGAgtgaatggaggaaaaaaaaaattaagagtgtGTGTGATTGAAGCTGCCtatctctatgtgtgtatatatatatgtatacagatacatatatattacatatatatatatctggttGTTTGggggaattttttaaattatgatttatttttttttaatattgttcaaATGCCTGTTGTTTTGGAGACACTTTTTGAGGGCATCTCTCGTTCGGAAGGGGAGTTGTCATTTTCAGTAGACCGGAGCTGTAGATCGGTCGTTCCGAGAGTGTTTTTGCCATTTTGGATCTTCTCAACGGCAACCATCGGAGCGGAGAGCCAAACTCTTCCAGCCTTGCGTTCGCTAGGTCCCCTTCCCGAGCCCTTGGCAGAAGTTTTGTGCCTGTATCGGGTCCAAACTCCACAGCTGGATCTTGTCATATGAACTTGCCTTTATTGCCAAGGGatttttttaggttttgtttttgttttgttttttttttttggtttgttttccgcccccccccttttttttttttttttggtgtgtatgTGTTTACGTGTGCGTAAATacttcaaaaatttaaatatatactatatttttcCTAGTAGAAATCCCTACCAGCCTATTTCCAGCCTCGTTTAACaaatttctcccccttttcccgTCCCCCGGGGAATCGGAAGATTTGCCTAGCTCTTGCCTGATTTTCTTAACCGGCTACTCTTGTTGATcagccaaaggggaaaaaaagaaatctgtttgCACGAACCAGTGACTTGTCAGTCATATGACAGTGAGCCTGTCCTGCTAATTGCTTCAAGTCTTAGTTTGCATAGAAAATGGGAGGCTTCTGGCGTTTTAAtggaactggatttttttttttaagcttttgtttttgattttgattttttttttcctccctttcttgaTTGGTCGgatttctccaggctaaatagaCTCCCCCACTAATTCCattgtctttaaatatatatggAGGATCTGTTGTTGTCTGTCAGCCGGGGCTGTCGTGTTTGCTTAATTCACTAATTCGCTAAGTGAATAATCAAATCACCTATTTTCTTGTTCCGTTGGAAGaccagaaatcttttttttagaAAGATGAAATACAAAGGGTTGCAGTTTTCACGTGTCTTGTTTAATTGTTTGCaatcctttcttccctttatctccccccccctcttttttttcctccctcaaaGAAGCAGCTCCCTTGTACGTGATTGAAATTGATCTAAGTAGTTTCCTTCAGGCATTTGGGATTTGGGCAAAAAGCCAGACTTGGCTCCCAGTAGCCATCAGAGGCATTTAAACTCACCGAGAGCTTCATTTTGGTCCATATTGCTCATCAACATAATGGAGAATTTAAATTAGCCAGATTATTAAAGTTTAACAAGATCTCAATAAATGCTCTTTCCTGTTTCCTTGAaggatcaataaaatattttttgctgtCTCTTTTCTTTGCTGTATCTTAATATGTATTAAAGCGCAGCTTGTCTAATTATAGGTATATATAGAATATGATTCTTCCCCCCCTTGCTTGCTCACACTAGGCATGTGACAAGTCTGAAGggaggctggggggaggggggaaagaaatatatactacaacatatttctAAGGTAGCCAACTAAAGTGATATGTGTGGTTTTCAGATAGGTTTTGCTCAGAAGGCTCCAGGGTTGTATAGGAGAGTTATGTcgatgaaatgagtagaatttgGTGTAGAAACTTAACCGGTAGCATTGTTCACAAGCACCCTAATATGGACATGCAAACAACTAATCCTAGTGGAaattagagaggggaaaaaataaacaattttaatcCTAAAATATTTCCTaccattttttttccagtggctAGAAAGTTTGAAATGGTGGGGAGAGGGGATGCTGATCTCGGCAGTTGTAGCCACTTGAAAGGTTGGTTGTTGGGGGGATGGGGGGAAACCGTTGTACATGTCACATTGCATGTATATTTGAACAGAGTACTTTCTTGGCTGTTggtcagatttttaaaaggaagtctCCTTTGGCATTGCGtgaaagaaatagagtgatgacTCATACAGTTGTACTCTTGGCCAGTAGATAAAGTTCTTGTTCATTGTGGGACTCCCAGCAGGGCCTGAGAGTAATTTCCCCTTTTGCATCTTTTTTACAATAGCATATTGCTGTTCTgaaacttttcctcctctcctgctGTTGGTGAAATTCCCTGTGTCTCTGACCATAATAGAAATAGTTAAAGTTATGTGGTGTGTGCATGGCCCAGCACTTAGAAATGACATTCTTTGAAAGTCTCCTAGGTCTCTGATACACAGGAAATGGGTGGTTTATCAGCAGCTCCATTGATGTCCGGGAATACAGATTGTCAGCTAGCTGCCACCATACTAGAATGTGGTATTGTGCTATGACAAGTCAACTCCATTTTTAAGTGAGCCTGTCAAATTACACTGGATGCAGTAGAGTGCTTCTGTCCTGTGTTTTATGAATGTGTGCTAGGCGCATGTGTAGGATGAATGACTTTGCCTTTATTAATAAAGACAGTTCTTCAGAATGTCAGATAATCTGGTTAAACCTGTTAGGGGTGTATGTTTGGGAAgctggttttgtgtgtgtgtagtttaCTGGGAAACTTATTAGAAATGTCAACACTAGTAACAATATTAGAAATCAGCTTAGAGATCATCACTCATTTGAATCACTAGTCTAATATTTGAAAAGCTAAGTTagacaagttttattttttagcttttcttcTAAACTGTGGCCCAATTCTTGGAAACCGAATTAATATAATGACCATTCAGATACACTCagaatgatttcttaattgtcaaaAAGATTCCAAAATCTTTGTTTTGGAGTACCAGGcttggtttttatatttttgcatgtttttttttttttttttccaaaatttactttcacttccatttttagtattttataaattGATCTGActgttaaaatttttcatttttacatagaCCTGCTTAGAGTTGGAACGGTACCTCCAAAGTGAACCCTGCTGTGTGTCAGCATCGGATATTAAATTTGAAAGCCAAGAAGATCTGTGGACCAAAATTATTCTGGCtcgagagaaaaaggaagaatcgGAACTGAAAATTTCTTCTAGTCCTAAGGAGGACTGTCCAATCAGTCAGAGTTTCAGCCAGAGCCTAGAGACCAACAGCTTAAATTCAGATGTGAGCAGTGAATCATCTGACAGCACTGAGGAACTTTCACCTACTACTAAATTTACCTCTGATCCAATAAGTGAAGTCTTAGCCAATTCAGGAAATTTGAGTTCTTCTGTCACTTCcactcctccttcttcccccgaACTGGGCAGAGAACCTTCCTCTCAACTGTGGAATTGTATGCCCGGTGAATTGCATTCACCAGGTAAAATTCGTACTGGGACTGTGGGCAAGACTGGTGAGAAGGTCAGTGGTGACGCCTCTCCAGATGGCCGGAGACGAGTCCACCGGTGCCATTTCAATGGCTGTCGAAAAGTTTACACCAAAAGCTCGCATCTCAAAGCACATCAGCGCACTCATACAGGTCAGTCCCTCCTAGATGACCAAAGGAGTTGAGCCTGGTCACCTACAGGGAATACCCTGAATTTCATGTGGTCATTGCATTACACAAACTCTGGGTGAGAGCCCAGAGCCTGGGAGATAGATGATGTAGTAACATTACCAGCATTAAGGACTtcatttcctcattcttttcattCAAGAATTGGATCTTTTTGAGGACAGAATCGAATTCTTAAAAGACTAGTTGATTGTCATGGATGAATGGCAGGCTTTCAAATTAAGCATACAGGAAGCCCAAACCTATTACTTACTGCTTCCATTCTCTCacaccctccccccttccccattcATCTAATTGAGGGACTCTTATTACATTCTCCATATAAAAGAATTGGATGAAGTCTAAATTGTCTCCTTTTAgcttcatttttaattaatttaagagTCTAGGAGCAGGTGGTCCCCTAGCAGTATAGTGTACATTAGTATTGATGTGACATACTGTACTTGTATGTTTATAGTATATGTGAGAGCTTGACATGACTGCACTCCAACCAATCAAAACACATTTGCCAAGCACTTATTTGACTAGAGCTCTCCAGTATATGTTATTGTAAATTAAATACAGCCTAGTTTATAAAAGGTGcctttaaaaaacagaagaaagtgaCTAGCACCATTAGCAGTCAGAATGAACGGCTGACTTTTGAGAGCTAGATTACTTAGTGATTACTTTgtccaacccttttattttatatatgaggaaccTGAGTCCTAGAAAAATAAAGCTGTGGACTCAAGGTCACCCAGCTGGTTAGAGACAGCTAGACTCGAAATGAAGCTTCCTAATTCCCAATCCAGTATTCCATCTACTACATTCATTCAAGTGTGGATTTTGCTCTGTTCATAAGTACTGTGCTGTATTTGACATTTCCTGGTAACATTATTGATGAACAGATGGCTTCTCGGTCATGACTTaatttgaggaatttttttttaagttattgatTATTATCTGGGTGTgcagttgaattgaattttgaagaGAAGTAAAAAGATCCAGTGAAAACTGGTCATTCCCTTTCAATGGGGGAAATTGTAAAGAGAGATAGGGCCAGGTGCATCATGTATGATATATTTCACCAGTTTCTTGCTGTTGTCTTATAAATGTTAACTTCCATTATTGTGATTGTATATATAGACTTTGCCAAAATTATAAGTCTCTGATGTTAGAGTACTAAAGGGATATCATCAGAAATTATGTTTGTCATCATTTATTGCTATAAATTAGC
Protein-coding sequences here:
- the KLF6 gene encoding Krueppel-like factor 6, yielding MDVLPMCSIFQELQIVHDTGYFSALPSLEEYWQQTCLELERYLQSEPCCVSASDIKFESQEDLWTKIILAREKKEESELKISSSPKEDCPISQSFSQSLETNSLNSDVSSESSDSTEELSPTTKFTSDPISEVLANSGNLSSSVTSTPPSSPELGREPSSQLWNCMPGELHSPGKIRTGTVGKTGEKVSGDASPDGRRRVHRCHFNGCRKVYTKSSHLKAHQRTHTGEKPYRCSWEGCEWRFARSDELTRHFRKHTGAKPFKCTHCDRCFSRSDHLALHMKRHL